A window of the Acidimicrobiales bacterium genome harbors these coding sequences:
- a CDS encoding ABC transporter ATP-binding protein, translating to MTDLSVRFGETKALERVDLTVRPGELTAVVGGDGAGKSTLLRVLAGLDIGRRGSVSIPAADRIGYVPATGGVYDDLTIMENLSFVAAAYRVVSWQPRARQLLAAAAIDGFEDRLAGQLSGGQRRKLAGCLALLHEPELVVLDELTTGVDPLSRTEIWRLMASAAARGSAIVAATTYLDEAERAVSVTLLHEGRVLAAGAPADIVAGISGSVDDRSEPTNGSLAWRKGRGWRQWDPNGVRSRQLTLEDAAIVLELQAELALTTQGDRP from the coding sequence GTGACCGACCTCAGCGTCCGGTTCGGCGAAACGAAGGCGCTCGAGCGAGTCGATCTCACGGTTCGCCCTGGTGAGTTGACAGCCGTGGTCGGCGGTGACGGTGCCGGGAAGTCGACGCTGCTGCGGGTCCTTGCCGGCCTCGACATCGGCCGGCGCGGTTCGGTCTCGATTCCGGCGGCGGATCGCATCGGCTACGTGCCGGCCACCGGGGGTGTCTACGACGATCTGACGATCATGGAGAACCTGTCATTCGTCGCTGCTGCCTACCGGGTGGTGTCCTGGCAACCCCGCGCTCGTCAGCTTCTCGCCGCCGCTGCCATCGACGGCTTCGAGGATCGCCTGGCCGGCCAGTTGTCGGGAGGCCAGCGCCGCAAGTTGGCCGGCTGTCTGGCGCTGCTCCATGAGCCCGAGTTGGTGGTGCTCGACGAGCTCACCACCGGTGTCGATCCGCTCAGTCGGACCGAGATCTGGCGGCTCATGGCTTCCGCCGCCGCTCGGGGATCCGCAATCGTTGCGGCGACGACCTACCTCGATGAGGCAGAACGGGCGGTCAGTGTCACGCTGCTCCACGAGGGTCGGGTGTTGGCGGCCGGTGCGCCGGCGGACATCGTCGCCGGGATCTCGGGCTCCGTCGACGATCGGAGCGAACCGACGAACGGCTCGCTGGCGTGGCGTAAGGGCCGGGGCTGGCGGCAGTGGGATCCGAATGGTGTGCGGAGTCGCCAACTGACGCTGGAGGACGCCGCCATCGTGCTGGAGCTCCAGGCCGAACTTGCGTTGACGACGCAGGGCGATCGGCCATGA
- a CDS encoding alpha-2-macroglobulin family protein gives MQTGSRRMAGALLGALLVASSCTGGSSDEAQPVRSTTRPVTATGAGGGVFTINLSAGQAGQAQPPQVVDGDPLDATAAAAVIDRLPDWDVADDSTEFNWPTSSLQPPRVGRTVDTAFPPPVDVPPVATDDDAPLEVVRFQPEGAVALAPFLSVTFNQPMVALATVEQLEEADVPISIEPDVPGRWRWIGTRTLRFEVEPALTDRLPMATDYTVTVPAGTASASGQTLSSAVSWTFQTPPAVPTTVVPLSDSLPLAPVFFIGFDQLVDPAEVLASTTVRADGDSVSIRLATSDEIADDEAVASHVSTALEGRWLAITPEALLPADRAITIEVGPGTPSAEGPKTATSATTFNGRTYPPLRVADSACGWNDTCRPGDHWSIRFSNPLDLDLFDPSMVSVSPSLPGQAVDFYGDSINIRGVSNGRTTYTVTLDASITDRFGQTLGQAREVEFEVGDALPSLQRFDRAFLTVDPLSKSKGVNITTTNHDSVQLTVWKVGPDDIGDFQNYLDRQWSDTNPPAPDWPVLVDEVVDLDAEQDRITESLLDLSDPFEESSQLVVRVAPTERYSNQSEEYWQNQPTVAWVQSTNLGIDAVIANDTMLVWTTDLSTGEPRPDVEVTMLGSGRKVTTDDDGLAIVQPMPASVRGLSASDDGRITMLMSQWSSGWTPMGSSDQTRWYTFDDRGIYRPGETMRLKGWVRKLGGGDDPQLALVGADASIRYQAYDPQGVDLGSGTAEVNALGGFEVSLDLPDGVNLGQAWMSMELVGAQGLSYQQTDHSFMIQEFRTPEFEVNARHESSAPYFLGEDATVAVDATYYAGGPLPDADVAWLVTNRNTQYTPPNRSDFTFGIWTPWWSGFAIDDGYGYGYAEEYYPSDCFDCWPGSGEVEVKEFAGRTDADGSHYLRMEFSGPEVDQPTTVSAQATVTDVNRQQWSSQTQVLVHPSELYVGLRSDRAFVEAGTPLRIQSIVTDIDGGAVPGTTISMEAGRTESTYRNGTWTETLVDAQTCEVASADEAVECEFDTDIGGTYKITATVHDASGRTNRTELTRWVSGGTGRPNRTVTQETVTIVPDRETYAPGDTAEILVQAPFSPATGQLVVTRGGVQSTEVFDAPDGSAVLRIPIDERDIPNLTLMIEMVGSAERTADDGSALPDAPRRPAFATGTIDLSIPPVTRTLSVTATPGAVQLEPGDDTSVTVEVAGPGGSKVDGAEVALVVVDEAVLSLTGYQLPDPLAVFYSPIYSNTFAEYLRSTIVLHRADQLAGDGGDESAAETTTAAAYGGSEDSATEAEEGAIAPAAADQDTSTRNAGAPSPSIDVRSDFSAVAVYRPSELTDASGRVTVEVPLPDNLTRYRVMAVAVDGADRFGSGESTITARLPLMVRPSAPRFLNFGDRFELPIVVQNQTDVDMTVDVAIETSNLELTAGNGRRIVVPANDRVEVRFPAEAVNAGTAQFRVAAVSADASDSAAISLPVYTPATAEAFATYGVIDGDGGTTAIAQPLLAPTGVYPRFGGLEVDTSSTAVQALTDAVLYLNEYDYDNADGRAARIIAIVALRDVLDQFDADGLPDAAAIEASMRRDLDALTRLQNDDGGFPSWRRGDVSEPFTSLAALQAVISTKNAGYTVSQQTIDQGLWYLADIESHFPQWYGQPVRDTLSAYALHVRNLAGDRDPQKAKSLYDRARDTLGLDALAWLWPVLDDEAAGNAIERTFVNRAVDTPGAATFATDYGDQAYLLAYSDRRTDGIVLDALISQRPESDLIPKVVQGLLGNQIKGRWNNAYENGFILLAMQRYFATFESATPDFVARAWLGDRYAAEHTYDGRTTDRGSTLVPMADLVAGGDTSLTLANDGTGRLYYRLGLRYAPDDLHLAPRDEGFVVDRTYEPIDDPSDVVLGADGVWHVKAGATVRVRVTMVADAVRTNMALIDPLPAGFEPLNTALANVGELPPEAEQASPVARWDDWCWCWPWYQHQNLRDDRAEAFAAYLGAGTYEYVYTARATTPGAFVVPPARAEEIYAPEVFGRSSSTSVVIE, from the coding sequence ATGCAGACAGGATCACGTCGCATGGCCGGAGCGCTCCTCGGTGCGCTGCTCGTCGCCTCCAGTTGCACCGGCGGAAGCAGCGATGAGGCACAACCCGTTCGATCCACGACTCGACCGGTGACGGCCACCGGGGCAGGTGGCGGTGTGTTCACGATCAATCTCTCAGCCGGTCAGGCCGGCCAAGCCCAACCGCCGCAGGTCGTCGACGGCGACCCGCTCGATGCGACGGCCGCAGCCGCCGTGATCGATCGCCTCCCGGATTGGGACGTGGCCGACGACTCGACCGAGTTCAACTGGCCGACATCGTCGCTCCAGCCTCCCCGAGTCGGCCGCACGGTCGACACCGCCTTCCCTCCGCCCGTCGACGTGCCGCCGGTCGCAACCGACGATGACGCACCGCTCGAAGTCGTGCGCTTCCAGCCGGAGGGAGCGGTCGCACTCGCACCGTTCCTGAGCGTCACCTTCAACCAGCCCATGGTGGCCCTGGCCACCGTCGAGCAACTCGAGGAGGCCGACGTCCCCATCTCGATCGAGCCCGACGTGCCTGGCCGCTGGCGTTGGATCGGCACACGCACACTCCGGTTCGAGGTCGAGCCCGCGCTGACCGATCGGCTGCCGATGGCCACCGACTACACCGTCACCGTTCCCGCCGGGACGGCGTCGGCCAGCGGCCAGACCCTCTCGAGCGCCGTGAGCTGGACGTTCCAGACACCGCCGGCGGTCCCCACCACCGTGGTCCCCCTCTCGGACTCACTGCCGCTCGCTCCCGTCTTCTTCATCGGCTTCGACCAACTGGTCGACCCCGCCGAGGTACTGGCCTCGACGACGGTGCGGGCCGACGGCGACTCGGTGAGCATCCGCTTGGCGACGAGCGATGAGATCGCCGACGACGAGGCCGTGGCCTCGCACGTGTCCACGGCGCTCGAGGGGCGTTGGCTGGCGATCACACCCGAGGCACTGTTGCCCGCCGACCGTGCGATCACCATCGAGGTTGGACCGGGCACGCCGTCGGCCGAGGGTCCGAAGACGGCGACCTCGGCGACGACCTTCAACGGCCGCACCTACCCGCCGCTACGGGTTGCCGACTCGGCGTGTGGCTGGAACGACACCTGCCGACCCGGCGACCACTGGTCGATCCGGTTCTCCAACCCACTCGATCTCGACCTGTTCGATCCGTCGATGGTCTCCGTCAGCCCCTCGCTCCCCGGGCAAGCCGTCGACTTCTACGGCGACAGCATCAACATTCGCGGCGTCAGCAACGGCAGGACCACCTACACGGTCACGCTCGACGCTTCGATCACCGACCGCTTCGGCCAGACGCTCGGTCAAGCGAGGGAGGTCGAGTTCGAGGTCGGTGACGCGCTCCCCAGCCTGCAGCGGTTCGACCGCGCGTTCCTCACCGTCGATCCGCTGTCCAAGTCCAAGGGCGTCAACATCACGACCACCAACCACGACTCGGTGCAGCTCACCGTGTGGAAGGTCGGGCCAGACGACATCGGTGACTTCCAGAACTACCTCGATCGCCAATGGTCGGACACGAACCCACCTGCGCCAGATTGGCCGGTGCTGGTCGATGAGGTCGTCGACCTCGATGCCGAACAGGACCGCATCACCGAATCGCTCCTCGACCTCTCCGATCCCTTCGAGGAGTCATCACAACTGGTGGTTCGCGTCGCCCCGACCGAGCGCTACTCGAACCAGTCGGAGGAGTACTGGCAGAACCAGCCGACCGTTGCCTGGGTCCAGTCGACCAACCTCGGCATCGACGCGGTGATCGCCAACGACACGATGCTCGTGTGGACGACCGACCTGTCGACCGGCGAACCTCGTCCCGACGTCGAGGTCACCATGCTCGGCTCTGGCCGCAAGGTCACCACCGACGACGACGGCCTTGCGATCGTCCAGCCGATGCCAGCGAGCGTGCGGGGTCTGTCGGCGAGCGACGACGGTCGGATCACGATGCTCATGTCGCAGTGGTCGTCCGGCTGGACGCCCATGGGGTCGTCGGACCAGACCCGCTGGTACACCTTCGACGATCGCGGCATCTATCGACCGGGCGAGACGATGCGCCTCAAGGGCTGGGTCCGCAAGCTCGGTGGCGGCGACGATCCACAGCTCGCCCTCGTGGGCGCCGACGCCTCCATTCGCTATCAGGCCTACGACCCCCAGGGCGTCGACCTCGGCTCAGGCACCGCCGAGGTCAATGCGCTCGGTGGGTTCGAGGTGTCGCTCGATCTCCCCGACGGAGTAAACCTCGGTCAGGCGTGGATGTCGATGGAACTGGTCGGTGCGCAAGGCCTCAGCTACCAACAGACCGATCACTCGTTCATGATCCAGGAGTTCCGCACCCCGGAATTCGAGGTCAACGCCCGACACGAATCGAGTGCGCCGTACTTCCTCGGCGAGGACGCAACGGTCGCCGTCGACGCCACGTACTACGCCGGCGGCCCACTACCCGACGCCGACGTGGCATGGCTGGTCACCAACCGCAATACCCAGTACACGCCACCGAATCGATCGGACTTCACCTTCGGCATCTGGACCCCGTGGTGGTCCGGCTTCGCCATCGACGACGGGTACGGCTACGGCTACGCCGAGGAGTACTACCCGAGCGACTGCTTTGACTGCTGGCCCGGCAGCGGCGAGGTCGAGGTGAAGGAGTTCGCCGGGCGGACCGACGCCGACGGTTCGCACTACCTCCGTATGGAGTTCTCGGGCCCCGAGGTCGATCAGCCGACCACCGTGTCGGCGCAGGCGACCGTGACCGACGTGAACCGGCAGCAGTGGTCGTCGCAGACCCAGGTGCTCGTCCATCCCTCCGAGCTCTACGTCGGTCTGCGCAGCGATCGGGCATTCGTCGAGGCAGGTACGCCGCTCCGGATCCAGTCGATCGTCACCGACATCGACGGTGGGGCGGTGCCCGGCACGACGATCTCGATGGAGGCCGGCCGCACCGAATCGACCTACCGCAACGGCACCTGGACCGAGACCCTGGTCGATGCCCAGACCTGTGAGGTCGCCTCGGCCGACGAGGCCGTCGAATGCGAGTTCGACACCGACATCGGCGGCACCTACAAGATCACCGCCACCGTTCACGATGCCAGTGGTCGCACCAACCGCACGGAGCTGACCCGCTGGGTGAGCGGCGGCACCGGCCGACCGAACCGAACCGTCACCCAGGAAACCGTCACGATCGTCCCCGACCGAGAGACGTACGCCCCGGGCGACACCGCCGAGATCCTGGTGCAGGCGCCCTTCAGCCCCGCCACCGGTCAACTCGTGGTGACGCGAGGTGGCGTGCAGTCGACCGAGGTCTTCGACGCACCTGACGGCTCCGCTGTCCTCCGGATCCCGATCGATGAGCGAGACATCCCGAACCTCACCCTCATGATCGAGATGGTCGGGTCGGCCGAACGCACGGCGGACGACGGCAGCGCGCTGCCCGACGCGCCGCGCCGACCGGCCTTCGCCACCGGCACCATCGACCTTTCGATCCCGCCGGTGACCCGCACCCTCTCCGTCACCGCCACGCCAGGCGCCGTCCAGCTCGAACCGGGCGACGACACGTCCGTCACCGTCGAAGTCGCCGGACCCGGCGGCTCAAAGGTCGACGGCGCCGAGGTGGCGCTGGTCGTCGTCGACGAAGCTGTGCTCTCGCTGACGGGCTATCAGCTCCCCGATCCGCTTGCGGTGTTCTACTCCCCCATTTACTCGAACACCTTCGCCGAGTACCTCCGCTCCACCATCGTGCTGCACCGCGCCGACCAGCTGGCCGGCGACGGTGGCGACGAATCTGCGGCGGAAACCACGACGGCCGCTGCCTACGGAGGGTCCGAGGACAGCGCGACCGAAGCCGAGGAAGGCGCCATCGCTCCGGCTGCAGCCGACCAGGACACCTCGACTCGCAACGCTGGTGCGCCGTCGCCGTCGATTGACGTGCGGTCCGACTTCAGCGCCGTGGCGGTCTACCGCCCGAGCGAACTTACCGACGCTTCGGGCCGAGTCACCGTCGAGGTGCCGCTCCCCGACAACCTGACTCGCTACCGGGTGATGGCCGTCGCCGTCGACGGTGCCGATCGGTTCGGCTCGGGCGAATCGACCATCACGGCACGTCTCCCGCTCATGGTGCGCCCGTCGGCGCCGAGGTTCCTGAACTTCGGTGACCGCTTCGAACTCCCGATCGTGGTGCAGAACCAGACCGATGTCGACATGACCGTCGATGTTGCGATCGAGACCTCGAACCTCGAGCTGACGGCCGGCAACGGTCGACGAATCGTCGTGCCCGCCAACGATCGGGTCGAAGTGCGGTTCCCGGCGGAGGCCGTCAATGCCGGCACGGCGCAGTTCCGGGTGGCGGCCGTGAGCGCTGACGCCTCGGACTCGGCCGCCATCTCGCTCCCGGTGTACACGCCGGCAACCGCCGAAGCGTTCGCCACCTACGGTGTCATCGACGGTGACGGCGGGACGACGGCCATCGCCCAACCGCTGCTGGCTCCGACCGGTGTCTACCCGCGGTTCGGCGGCCTCGAAGTCGACACGTCCTCGACCGCGGTGCAGGCGCTCACCGACGCCGTGCTCTACCTCAACGAGTACGACTACGACAACGCCGACGGCCGGGCCGCCCGCATCATTGCGATCGTCGCCCTGCGTGATGTCCTCGACCAGTTCGACGCCGACGGACTCCCCGACGCTGCCGCCATCGAGGCATCGATGCGACGAGACCTCGATGCGCTCACCCGACTGCAGAACGACGACGGTGGCTTCCCATCGTGGCGTCGAGGCGATGTGTCCGAACCGTTCACCTCGCTCGCCGCACTGCAGGCGGTGATCTCGACGAAGAACGCCGGCTACACAGTGTCGCAGCAGACCATCGATCAGGGGCTGTGGTACTTGGCCGACATCGAGTCCCACTTCCCGCAGTGGTACGGCCAGCCGGTGCGTGACACGCTCTCGGCCTACGCCCTCCATGTCCGCAACCTCGCCGGTGATCGAGACCCCCAGAAGGCCAAGTCGCTCTACGACCGGGCGAGGGACACGCTCGGACTCGACGCCCTGGCGTGGCTGTGGCCGGTGCTCGACGACGAGGCAGCGGGGAACGCGATCGAGCGCACCTTCGTCAATCGGGCCGTCGACACGCCGGGTGCCGCCACGTTCGCCACCGACTACGGCGATCAGGCTTACCTCCTCGCCTACTCCGATCGTCGGACGGACGGCATCGTGCTCGACGCCTTGATCTCGCAGCGCCCGGAAAGCGACCTGATCCCCAAGGTCGTGCAGGGCCTGCTCGGCAACCAGATCAAGGGACGTTGGAACAACGCCTACGAGAACGGCTTCATCCTCCTGGCGATGCAGCGGTACTTCGCCACCTTCGAGTCGGCCACACCCGACTTCGTCGCCCGAGCGTGGCTCGGTGACCGCTACGCCGCCGAGCACACCTACGACGGGCGTACGACCGACCGTGGGAGCACGCTGGTGCCGATGGCCGACCTGGTTGCCGGCGGCGACACCTCGCTCACGCTCGCGAACGACGGCACCGGCCGGCTCTACTACCGACTCGGCCTTCGCTATGCCCCCGACGATCTCCATCTCGCCCCACGCGACGAGGGCTTCGTCGTCGACCGAACCTACGAGCCGATCGACGATCCCTCCGACGTCGTGCTCGGGGCCGACGGCGTGTGGCACGTGAAGGCCGGGGCCACGGTGCGGGTCCGGGTCACGATGGTGGCCGACGCCGTTCGCACCAACATGGCCCTCATCGATCCGCTGCCCGCTGGGTTCGAGCCGCTGAACACCGCGCTCGCCAACGTGGGCGAATTGCCGCCCGAGGCCGAGCAAGCCAGCCCGGTCGCTCGCTGGGACGACTGGTGCTGGTGCTGGCCGTGGTACCAACACCAGAACCTGCGCGACGACCGGGCCGAGGCCTTCGCCGCCTACCTCGGCGCCGGTACCTACGAATACGTCTACACCGCTCGGGCGACCACCCCCGGTGCGTTCGTCGTGCCGCCGGCCCGAGCCGAAGAGATCTACGCACCCGAGGTGTTCGGCCGATCGTCGTCGACCTCGGTCGTAATCGAGTAG
- a CDS encoding ATP-binding cassette domain-containing protein gives MSRANGAKPVAAEQLTMRFGDFTAVDDVDLSVEAGEVVALIGANGAGKTTLIKMLLGLLRPTSGQVSVFGAQHDREVRRRIGYVPQNLGLYADLNEDENLEFRSAVFGAGNGGRTNRPARSGRPPVVGKMPLGRQRQIAFAAAIGHHPDLLVLDEPTSGVSPLARSRLWDQIHEQADAGAAVLVSTHYSDEAEQADRLVIMAKGAVVASGQTADIIGGQTLVEVTTERWAEGFESLEREHLDISLDGRRIRVLGRSADEVRSLLGPLQHDAAIAIVPATLEEVVISLDARRTTRPTGGRG, from the coding sequence ATGAGCCGGGCAAACGGCGCCAAGCCGGTCGCTGCTGAGCAGCTCACCATGCGGTTCGGTGACTTCACCGCCGTCGACGATGTCGACCTCAGCGTCGAGGCCGGGGAGGTGGTTGCGCTGATCGGGGCGAACGGTGCTGGCAAGACGACGCTGATCAAGATGCTGCTGGGCCTGCTCCGCCCGACGTCCGGCCAAGTCAGCGTCTTCGGCGCGCAACACGATCGAGAGGTCCGGCGGCGCATCGGCTACGTGCCGCAGAACCTCGGGCTCTACGCCGATCTGAACGAAGACGAGAACCTCGAGTTCCGGTCGGCGGTCTTCGGGGCAGGGAACGGCGGACGAACGAACCGGCCCGCCCGCTCCGGTCGGCCGCCGGTGGTCGGCAAGATGCCGCTTGGCCGACAGCGTCAGATCGCCTTTGCCGCGGCGATCGGCCACCACCCCGACCTGCTCGTGCTCGATGAGCCGACCTCGGGGGTGTCGCCGCTCGCTCGGAGCAGGCTGTGGGACCAGATCCATGAGCAGGCCGATGCCGGGGCGGCCGTGTTGGTGTCGACCCACTACAGCGACGAAGCCGAGCAGGCGGACCGGTTGGTGATCATGGCAAAGGGCGCGGTGGTCGCTTCCGGCCAGACTGCCGACATCATCGGTGGCCAGACCCTCGTCGAGGTCACGACCGAGCGGTGGGCGGAGGGGTTCGAATCACTCGAGCGAGAGCACCTCGACATCAGCCTCGACGGCCGACGGATCCGAGTGCTCGGTCGCTCGGCCGACGAGGTGCGCTCGTTGCTGGGGCCCCTCCAACACGACGCCGCCATCGCGATCGTCCCCGCCACCTTGGAAGAGGTCGTGATCTCGCTCGATGCTCGTCGGACGACTCGACCCACCGGCGGGCGTGGGTGA
- a CDS encoding ABC transporter permease → MKAMILKEFRQMRRDRRTVALMVGLPIMLLVVFGYAARFDVASIPTAVVGPNARDMAGQLPEVFTVDLVDPTLGEGEVTTMLRDSEVKVAFVTSQQTVLLVDGTELFVAQSALRRVPSGVMPKVLFNPQLDTATVMVPSLIGLIMLFIGTVITSLGVVREREQGTLEQLAVMPLRPVDVIVGKIAPYFLVAVIDLAVVTLAGLWLFNVPFRGSVLLFAAYAMLFLFVVLGLGVAISTVSQSQGEAIQLAIMTLLPQIMLSGMIFPLESMAAGVRWIGYLLPLTWFVVGMRGIFLKGTAVSALLFPLALLGVMAAVVFGVAMYRFRQDLAPTAQQGGAS, encoded by the coding sequence ATGAAGGCCATGATCCTCAAGGAGTTCCGACAGATGCGCCGTGACCGGCGCACCGTTGCCTTGATGGTCGGACTGCCGATCATGCTGCTCGTCGTCTTTGGCTACGCCGCCCGCTTCGATGTCGCCTCGATCCCGACCGCCGTGGTGGGGCCGAACGCCAGGGATATGGCCGGTCAGCTGCCGGAAGTGTTCACGGTCGATCTGGTCGACCCGACGCTCGGCGAGGGCGAGGTGACCACGATGTTGCGCGACTCCGAGGTCAAGGTGGCATTCGTGACCAGTCAGCAGACGGTGCTGCTCGTGGACGGCACGGAGCTGTTCGTGGCCCAGTCGGCGTTGCGGCGGGTGCCGTCAGGGGTGATGCCGAAGGTGCTGTTCAACCCGCAGCTCGACACCGCGACCGTCATGGTGCCGTCGTTGATCGGACTGATCATGTTGTTCATCGGCACGGTGATCACCAGCCTCGGCGTGGTGCGCGAACGTGAACAGGGCACGCTCGAGCAGTTGGCCGTGATGCCGCTGCGCCCGGTCGACGTGATCGTCGGCAAGATCGCACCGTACTTCCTCGTTGCCGTGATCGATCTCGCAGTGGTGACGCTCGCCGGGCTGTGGTTGTTCAACGTGCCGTTCCGGGGCTCGGTGCTGCTCTTCGCCGCCTACGCCATGCTCTTTCTCTTCGTCGTCCTCGGTCTTGGTGTCGCCATCTCGACGGTGTCACAGAGCCAGGGCGAAGCGATCCAGTTGGCGATCATGACGCTGCTGCCACAAATCATGCTGTCCGGCATGATCTTCCCACTGGAATCGATGGCCGCCGGCGTCCGGTGGATCGGCTACCTGCTCCCGCTCACCTGGTTCGTCGTCGGCATGCGAGGCATCTTCTTGAAGGGCACGGCGGTCTCTGCCCTCTTGTTTCCCCTCGCGCTCCTGGGTGTGATGGCCGCCGTGGTGTTCGGCGTGGCGATGTACCGATTCCGGCAGGACCTCGCTCCCACGGCGCAGCAGGGCGGTGCATCGTGA
- a CDS encoding enoyl-CoA hydratase, with protein sequence MSRSIETGSEHLTCDIDDGVAVITMNRPERRNALTDGMLSGIAHCLAEVETADDVRCVVLTGAGGAFCAGGDVKGFAEGDGAGGGGTSWDAGVHKQRLNHRNTSGALHRMPKPTLAVIPGAAAGAGLSMALACDLRIAADSAVMTTAFAKVGLAGDYGGTWFLTQLVGPAKAKELYFLPERMSMDTALELGIVNKVVPADELESTWRDWAARLAAGPPIAYRYMKENINRSVTGDLDTTLDLEATHHRHTGTTRDHKEASKAFVEKREPVFEGR encoded by the coding sequence ATGAGCCGCAGCATCGAGACCGGGAGCGAACACCTCACCTGTGACATCGACGACGGGGTGGCCGTCATCACGATGAACCGACCGGAGCGCCGGAACGCCCTGACCGACGGGATGCTCAGCGGCATCGCGCACTGCCTGGCCGAGGTCGAGACGGCCGACGACGTCCGATGCGTGGTGTTGACCGGCGCCGGTGGCGCGTTCTGCGCCGGCGGCGACGTGAAGGGATTCGCCGAAGGCGATGGCGCCGGGGGTGGAGGCACGTCCTGGGACGCCGGGGTGCACAAACAGCGGCTGAACCATCGCAACACGTCGGGGGCGCTGCACCGCATGCCGAAGCCGACGCTGGCCGTCATCCCGGGCGCGGCGGCCGGTGCCGGGCTGTCGATGGCCCTGGCCTGTGACCTGCGGATCGCCGCCGACTCGGCCGTGATGACCACGGCGTTTGCCAAGGTCGGGTTGGCCGGCGACTACGGCGGCACCTGGTTCCTGACCCAGCTGGTCGGCCCGGCGAAGGCGAAGGAGCTCTACTTCCTCCCCGAACGCATGTCGATGGATACTGCGCTCGAGCTCGGCATCGTGAACAAGGTCGTGCCGGCCGACGAGCTCGAATCCACCTGGCGTGACTGGGCGGCGCGGCTCGCCGCCGGCCCGCCGATCGCCTACCGCTACATGAAGGAGAACATCAACCGGTCGGTCACCGGCGATCTCGACACCACGCTCGATCTCGAGGCGACGCACCATCGCCACACCGGGACGACTCGGGATCACAAGGAAGCGTCGAAGGCCTTCGTCGAGAAGCGTGAGCCGGTGTTCGAAGGCCGCTGA